One genomic window of Candidatus Eisenbacteria bacterium includes the following:
- a CDS encoding TusE/DsrC/DsvC family sulfur relay protein has translation MPSIQVGDRKIELNEEGFLARPQEWGKDVAEVLAKQEEGIEVLTENHWSVINYIRGYYLEKNLAPMVRKICQNTGVQLKLIYELFPSGPAKGACKVAGLPKPDGCV, from the coding sequence ATGCCTTCTATCCAAGTTGGAGACAGGAAGATAGAGCTTAACGAAGAAGGGTTTCTGGCGCGCCCACAAGAATGGGGCAAGGACGTTGCCGAGGTCCTTGCAAAGCAGGAAGAAGGAATAGAAGTCTTGACCGAAAATCATTGGTCAGTCATCAACTACATTCGGGGGTATTACCTCGAAAAGAACCTGGCCCCCATGGTTCGTAAGATTTGTCAGAACACCGGCGTTCAGCTCAAGCTGATCTACGAGCTGTTCCCCTCGGGTCCCGCCAAGGGGGCCTGCAAGGTTGCGGGGCTTCCCAAGCCGGATGGTTGCGTGTAG
- a CDS encoding (Fe-S)-binding protein, translating to MNEERIARLTPEDLKKALRVFREKIHSEYAAYLNSCVHCGLCAESCHYYVADGEIESIPAHKLNLITGVFKRYFTSAGKSIPWWVGAKELDGETMREWVDSLFGRCSLCGRCSLNCSVGLNIPYLIRAARSAMASIDLVPLGLQSTVNTAIEKGNNMGIPEEEWIETVRWIEGELQSEVGDKNARLPMDERGARLLYTVNPREPMFFPLSIAAAGKIFYAARESWTFSSKHYDVTNYGLYNGDDEAAAVMSGRLVTSMEELDCETLVLAECGHGFNSNRWEAPEWLGRKYDFEVKSVLEIVADYIRQGRITLDPSRNPASVTLHDPCNLVRLGGIVEEQRYILRRSAANFVEMTPNREKNFCCGGGGGQLSMTQFAERRLKAGKVKADQIRRTGAKVVVAPCHNCIDQLTELNKHYKLGVEVKTVCEIAANALVLGRGEEDAS from the coding sequence ATGAACGAAGAGAGGATAGCCCGGCTGACGCCGGAAGACTTGAAGAAAGCCCTTCGAGTCTTCCGAGAGAAGATACATTCTGAATACGCCGCCTACCTCAATTCCTGCGTCCACTGCGGTCTTTGTGCGGAATCCTGCCACTACTACGTGGCCGACGGCGAGATCGAGTCGATTCCGGCTCACAAATTGAATCTCATCACGGGAGTTTTCAAGAGATATTTCACGTCCGCCGGCAAGAGCATTCCCTGGTGGGTGGGTGCGAAGGAATTGGACGGCGAAACAATGAGGGAATGGGTGGACTCACTCTTTGGAAGATGCAGTTTGTGCGGCAGGTGTTCGCTGAACTGCTCCGTCGGCTTGAACATTCCCTACCTCATCCGCGCGGCAAGAAGCGCGATGGCTTCTATTGACTTGGTTCCGCTCGGCCTGCAATCCACCGTGAACACCGCCATCGAAAAAGGCAATAACATGGGCATACCCGAAGAAGAATGGATTGAGACGGTGCGGTGGATTGAGGGAGAGCTCCAGAGCGAAGTCGGCGACAAGAACGCCAGGCTCCCCATGGATGAAAGGGGAGCGCGACTTCTCTACACGGTGAATCCCCGCGAGCCCATGTTCTTCCCTCTATCCATTGCGGCCGCCGGCAAAATCTTCTACGCCGCGAGAGAGAGTTGGACTTTTTCCAGCAAGCACTACGACGTGACCAATTACGGCCTCTACAACGGTGACGACGAAGCGGCCGCGGTCATGTCGGGTAGACTTGTCACGTCCATGGAAGAACTCGATTGCGAGACCCTTGTTCTAGCAGAATGCGGGCACGGCTTCAATTCGAACAGGTGGGAAGCTCCAGAATGGCTGGGCAGAAAATACGACTTTGAGGTGAAGAGCGTTCTGGAGATCGTGGCCGACTACATCCGCCAGGGTCGCATCACACTCGATCCTTCGCGCAACCCGGCTTCCGTCACGCTTCACGATCCCTGTAATCTAGTTCGTCTCGGTGGAATAGTGGAAGAGCAGCGATACATTCTCAGACGCTCGGCTGCCAATTTCGTTGAGATGACTCCCAACAGGGAGAAAAATTTCTGCTGCGGAGGCGGAGGTGGGCAGCTCTCGATGACTCAATTTGCCGAGAGGCGGCTGAAGGCCGGGAAGGTGAAGGCCGATCAGATCAGGAGAACCGGCGCGAAGGTGGTTGTGGCTCCTTGTCACAATTGCATTGATCAGCTCACGGAGCTCAACAAGCATTACAAGCTTGGCGTCGAGGTCAAGACTGTTTGCGAGATTGCGGCGAATGCGCTCGTATTAGGGAGGGGCGAGGAGGACGCTTCCTGA
- a CDS encoding aminotransferase class V-fold PLP-dependent enzyme, whose amino-acid sequence MEQLIYLDNAATSFPKPEEVYTFMDGFYRKYGVNPGRSGYDLCMEAGEIVETTRKMLTEFFNGDDPDRLCFSYNSTDALNLIVSGMLQKGDHAITTTIEHNSVLRPLYHQQMSAGVEVDHVPFDERGFVDPDDFSRKFKKNTRLVIVNHASNVIGTVQPVKEIGKRCREKGIPFAIDASQSAGKVPIDVEDMNVDVVAFTGHKSLLGPTGIGGLYVGKGIEIRHSRAGGTGVRSAVRTHLFEYPYRLEYGTLNTLGVAGLHAGMSWLKQKGLQNIHEHEMKLAALLRDGLKRIDGVTLYCQDDLTDHISVLLFNIDGLEALDTGTMLDVDHNIACRTGLHCAPLVHEQLGIDKIHGGVRFGVGPFNTEEHIRAAIQAVGEIAESVRKRPPRPSLIRAHSPQSRKQS is encoded by the coding sequence ATGGAACAGCTCATCTATCTCGACAACGCAGCAACGTCCTTTCCCAAGCCCGAGGAAGTCTACACGTTCATGGACGGCTTCTACCGGAAATACGGTGTTAACCCAGGCCGTTCCGGATATGACCTCTGCATGGAAGCCGGCGAAATAGTAGAGACGACGAGGAAAATGCTGACGGAATTCTTCAACGGAGACGACCCCGACAGACTCTGTTTTTCCTACAACTCCACAGACGCCTTGAATCTTATTGTCAGCGGCATGCTGCAGAAGGGCGATCACGCGATAACGACGACCATCGAGCACAATTCCGTGCTCAGGCCCCTATACCACCAGCAGATGAGCGCGGGCGTCGAAGTCGATCACGTCCCCTTCGACGAAAGGGGCTTCGTTGATCCCGACGACTTCTCCAGGAAATTCAAGAAGAACACCAGGCTTGTGATCGTCAACCACGCCTCCAACGTGATAGGCACGGTTCAACCCGTGAAGGAAATAGGAAAGCGCTGTAGAGAGAAGGGAATACCTTTCGCGATCGATGCTTCTCAATCGGCCGGAAAAGTGCCCATCGACGTCGAGGACATGAACGTGGACGTGGTCGCCTTCACCGGTCACAAGTCTCTCCTCGGCCCTACCGGAATCGGCGGCCTCTACGTCGGGAAGGGCATAGAGATACGGCACTCTCGAGCGGGGGGCACCGGTGTTCGCTCCGCAGTTCGCACTCACCTTTTCGAATACCCGTACAGGCTTGAATATGGAACTCTGAACACGCTCGGCGTCGCGGGGCTTCATGCGGGCATGAGCTGGCTCAAACAGAAAGGTCTGCAAAACATCCACGAGCACGAAATGAAGCTCGCCGCGCTGCTGCGGGACGGACTGAAGAGAATCGACGGTGTAACTCTGTATTGTCAGGACGATCTGACAGATCACATTAGTGTGCTGCTATTCAATATCGACGGTCTCGAGGCCCTCGACACCGGAACGATGCTCGACGTGGACCACAACATCGCCTGTAGAACCGGCCTCCACTGCGCCCCGCTTGTTCACGAGCAACTGGGGATAGACAAGATTCACGGAGGCGTGAGGTTCGGCGTGGGCCCGTTCAACACGGAGGAGCACATAAGAGCTGCGATTCAAGCGGTCGGAGAAATAGCAGAATCGGTCAGGAAGCGTCCTCCTCGCCCCTCCCTAATACGAGCGCATTCGCCGCAATCTCGCAAACAGTCTTGA
- a CDS encoding MFS transporter, which translates to MSTVSPLRSFLQSFFLGRTIRTQDRRVLVLVFCRGITALGFSVVFPFLSIYLHNVMHISMTAIGTVFLASSLAGALSAVVGGELSDKFGRKRIMVFALIFRAITFFVISLAVLKSAGFLAIAVLVVLSSFAGRLFEPAAGAMISDVTTPAKRQEAFALLRIGINLGWAIGPAIGGFLASFSYAFLFLVAGIVIAVGLVILLVALKGYKTAAHGERIDFRDLASVGRDKMFVSYNMVSLLLFLVTAQLMMTLSVYAVDWVGISQIQLGYLYTVNGLMVVLLQFPCVNLVRGLRMTRVMALGSFLYAAGYFSAAFAGGFVALLLSVIVVTFGEMFTSPSSFALVANMAPRERYGRYMGVFELFGSVGHSLGPFVGGIIMDASAGNRFVVWGFVGIVGLVATQGFFMIGNRLAPGVDRPVREVPPSVVTVSVAGSSDAISMPRKQ; encoded by the coding sequence ATGTCTACCGTCTCACCTTTGCGTTCTTTCCTACAGAGTTTCTTCTTGGGACGCACGATACGGACCCAGGACAGGCGCGTCCTCGTCCTCGTCTTCTGTAGAGGCATCACCGCGCTGGGTTTCTCCGTCGTTTTTCCCTTCCTGAGCATTTACCTGCACAACGTGATGCACATCTCCATGACTGCAATCGGGACGGTCTTTCTCGCTTCCAGTCTCGCAGGCGCTCTTTCCGCCGTGGTAGGGGGTGAGCTTTCCGACAAGTTTGGAAGAAAGAGAATAATGGTCTTCGCTCTGATATTCAGAGCGATTACGTTTTTCGTGATAAGCCTCGCGGTTCTGAAAAGTGCCGGGTTCCTTGCGATTGCGGTCCTCGTGGTGTTGAGTTCTTTTGCGGGTCGGCTCTTCGAGCCTGCGGCGGGCGCGATGATCTCGGACGTGACCACGCCGGCCAAGAGGCAGGAGGCCTTCGCCCTCCTGCGAATCGGCATAAACCTGGGATGGGCCATTGGGCCGGCCATCGGAGGCTTTCTCGCTTCTTTCTCGTACGCCTTCCTCTTTCTTGTGGCCGGCATCGTGATAGCCGTGGGACTGGTGATTCTGCTCGTGGCGCTCAAAGGCTACAAGACGGCCGCTCATGGAGAACGGATCGATTTTCGTGACCTCGCCTCAGTCGGCCGCGACAAAATGTTCGTCTCTTACAACATGGTTTCTCTTCTGCTCTTTCTGGTGACCGCGCAATTGATGATGACGCTTTCTGTCTACGCGGTCGACTGGGTCGGCATTTCCCAGATCCAATTGGGCTACCTGTACACCGTGAACGGCCTCATGGTCGTGCTTCTCCAGTTTCCGTGCGTGAATCTTGTGCGCGGGCTTCGGATGACGCGCGTGATGGCGCTTGGGAGCTTTCTGTATGCCGCAGGATACTTCTCGGCCGCCTTTGCGGGAGGATTCGTCGCTCTTCTCTTGAGCGTCATTGTTGTGACTTTTGGCGAGATGTTTACCAGTCCCTCCTCTTTTGCTCTTGTGGCGAACATGGCTCCCCGAGAGCGATACGGTCGTTACATGGGGGTGTTCGAGCTTTTTGGGTCCGTGGGGCATTCCTTGGGTCCCTTTGTGGGTGGCATCATCATGGACGCAAGCGCCGGCAACCGATTTGTCGTGTGGGGATTCGTGGGTATCGTTGGGCTTGTCGCTACTCAGGGGTTTTTCATGATAGGAAATAGACTCGCTCCCGGCGTGGACCGCCCGGTTCGAGAAGTCCCTCCGTCCGTGGTCACCGTTTCTGTGGCAGGTAGCAGCGACGCTATCTCCATGCCGCGCAAACAGTAA